The nucleotide sequence AGAAAAACACTAAAAGCTCTATGAAGCAGGTTCTCTGATTCAATCTTTTCCATCAGATGGCctgaagataaaagaaaaatcacAGTACAAAAAAAAATCTTCAGAACATCCACATAAATGACTGATTGTTAAGGAGATCACTGCAAAGTGACAAACAGAAAATTTTTGTGCATGCAAAAAGGAAACGTAACATGAACATTGCAAATGAAAAGCAATATATTGCTGATCtaattacataatttttttaaactataaCAATGAACAATTATGCTGCAAAAAACATTCATGAAAGCCATAACATCAGAATACATCAGAACAAACGTACCTGATTCGCATTTTATGTTTTGAAATACTTTTGTTACTTGTGAAATACTTTTATGTTTTATGGTTAACTAAAGAGTTTAACCATCTTTAGTTAAACTCTTGCATTCATTTTTTGCTTTAGCCTATAGACTTGTTTGTATTTCTCTTAATATTATGCTAGTCCTGGTGGACTCGAATTGAAAATCTATTGGGTTTATATGCATTGGGAAGAAGATAACTCTTAAATACATAAGTGAAATCACATAAATTCAGGGTCTGCCGTATCGAGCTGTACCGCCCGgtgcgggcggtacgtaccggtccgacaggttgtcggtacgcggaccgacggTTACCGGTCCGAGAGTACCGTAGcagtgtagtagtgctacagtactcggtacacctgggtgtaccgctcggtataccgtaccgtaccgataccgagcctaggtcgaaataccggtacggtacggtattgcgaaccttgcataAATTATTATTAAACCCTTAAATAAGTGAATGAGAATGCAGAACAAGGATACATATGCATTGCACAGCCATTCTTGCATGTGTGGGCATGCACGTCACATGAATATCTAATATGCATCTCTCTAATGAACATGATACATGGTTATGACCTTGCAGAATCCACCCATGTTAAGCACACAAAGTACATACCATGCCTACTAGCCAGTCCAAATTTTGTGTGCAATGTGGCTGGTCAAAGTTGTTCTACATGTATAAAATCAGGAAATTCAaatgcaaaaaggaaaaaaagcccAAAGTAGTACAGCCAATTGATTACGTTAAACTTAAAGTTTCTTGGCTACAAACAAACAATATCTTGACAGAAGCATAGCATAGAAAAAGAACCCAAAGAAGGCAGCTCCTTGACCCAAACATTGGTTGAGGCATCATCAAACAGACAAAGAATGTGTTTTATTTGACAATTGGTAGACAGTCAAAAGTAGCACAAATTGATCTACTTGGTGAAATTAGATGCACCACTCACAGTTGTATTTAGATTCATGTCCAATGACATTGTCATGCTCATCCACCAAGATACATCTGCATCACATGGAACAACCAACTTTATAATTGACAAAGAAATCAATATACATACTATAACACTTACGACAAAAGAAAAGCTGTCCAAACAACGTCTCTAATTGATTGGACAAAGACAACAACTATCTGAAGATACCACAAACGTTGATATTGTCAATTAGCTCAATAGCTGTAATCATGAAGGGGAAAAAGACAAAAGCGATCTAGAACTCCATTACAAACTGAGAACAACGTTCTACCAGCACTTCTAATTTATTTTATGCATATTACAGAAAAATATAAAGTAAAGCTCCAGGCGTCACTACACCAGATTAATGTGGAAAATATCCGAAAAGGAATTTAACAGTGTCTATAAATACATGAGTAGTTTCAGTGAGTAAATGCAACAAAAAGTCAATAGGCAAAGGAAGGAAATAAATGTTCAATAATCAATAGATTTAGATTCGCTCTTAAAACACATCTGGCTGGACTAGCTGGACTAGTGCATCTTTAATGCTAACAGTTTATCTAAGCAACCAATATGAACACATAAAGTGGATCaatatattctctctctctctctctctctctcgtttccgCAGAACCACAATTACCTGCCATTTGGAGAATGGTAACATACTTCCATCACAGATATGTAGTTCATATTTCCAATAAAGACGGAATCCATGTATCGATTCCGAACGTACAACAAAAAACAGAGTGTAACCCATAGCCATACATGCACGAATAGATGGCACAAAAGGAACAAAAGCAAGCCACAAATCGGTATCAGCGCATGGATCGAAGAGGAAACGAAGCAAAAAGTGGGATATGGGGAGAGAAGCTCACTCGTCCTCGAACATAAGGCGCCTTTGGACGGCATCCATGGTGGTTTCGTCGGCGACAGCGGCCATCGTCATGGAGGCGGGAGCAGATCTCGGACGAGGGGAGAGGAGAAAGCGAGTAACAGAGGAGGCGGATGCGATCCGAATGGCTGGCGACGCCACCGAGAGGGCGGCATGTAGTCGCGTAAGATGGGCCGACACGTGCGTCGGGGTTCGTGCGCTTGCTTTCTCTCTGTCCGAGTACACCGCCGCACGAGGCAGCATGCAGGAATCTGTCTCCCTGTGGCTCGTCGTGCCCCCTAAGCACATGATACACGATTACATATGAATATGATATCCAACTCAAATATCAGATATGAAGACTGAAAATTTGGATCCAATCCGTGAGTCGATCGAATCCAAATCGAACCCGATGACGCCCATTTAAAGGGTGACTCGAACCGAGTTGGTTCACTAAATTGAATGAGATCCATCTATGCTCGCCTACGACTTCTGTGGGTGCAAATTAATGGCCTAGGCAGGTTGAAATCAGCCATTGGTGTGTCGCATGCACGCGCTTCACGTGACAGTGACCAGGCCGGAAGAGCCGAACTTTTGGAAGGTGAATCATGCGGGTGCGGGAGGTACAGTTACCAAATGGAAATGTGGTAGACAAAATAAACGAGGTGGACGGCACAAATGTGTGTGGAGCGTCGGTGGCTTCGTTGCCCCAACTTTCCATGAACCGAGTTCACCCTGGGTTCTCTCTCTCCCTGACACGGCAGTGGTTAAAAGGGTGGGGCTCACACATTCTTGGGAATGAATGGGCATGCCGGGGGGGGCATGCTAGTTGGTCCAACAATCTGCCGCCACATGTTCGAACAGAGGGCGAATGAATCATTTTTCCTATTCTTCTCAGCTGTCTTTATACGAAATACGATGATTTGGAGAAGTAGAGAAAGGAATGAACGATACGCCTCTCAATTTCCTTTCCTACAATTCGAGCAACCAAAGATTGAAGTAGAGAAGATAAAAATCGCAAATGAAGCGACGACCGAGATGGAGGATTTGGTGAGTGAAAACTGGAGTGGATCCTACATCGAGCACCTGAAAAGGATGGAAAGGTAGGTGGGCTGACAAGCGCTCGATGAGGTCGGAAGAGTAGACAACGGAAGAACAATCGCTGGCGAACTCAAAAAGTGAAACTGGCATCGAAAGCTCCAATTCGAGGGAACGAAACCGAAGACTGTCAATAAATTTCATCAAGATCTACCTTTAGAGTGGACGCTCTGTTGTAACAGTTCTTCCCCCATCTAAACGCAAAGAGAGGCGGTTTATCTCACCGACGAAACCGGAAGGCCGATGACTCGTCCGGCTCTGTAATCGGTGGCGGATTGGTCTCGGGGATGCCTGGAAACCGGAAGGTTTTGCCGAGGAGTAGCAGCGGAGGGTTCGCGCGGCGATCGAAAGGAGGCAAGCGTCTGGCTTAGTAAAGAAGCTGGAAGAGGTGACGAGTGCGGTCGCAAACTCCATGTCCAgccccgcccccccccctctctctctctctctctctctctctcgggggtTTCTAATGGCCTCCGGTGGTGCAAAAAATGATCGCAAGGACGAGGGTATGACCGCGCCTTGCTTCCACGTTTCTTGGCAGCGATGCTACGAGCTTGGGCTGATACACCCGTGCGAACTATCACGGGTGGCGTGAATACCTTTTGTTTCATGCATCTGGACCCAGCATATCAGATATTTGACAGCATACTACATCACCCATGCCAATTTTAAGGGCTGATTCAGCCCTGCCTTCGACAGAACAGATACTCCCAAGTCTCGCGAGCGGGCCCTGCTGACGTGAGCTGGGCCCGGCTCTACCTCGCTCCGATCCACTCCACGAGTATCTCACTCCCAAGCACATCAATTAGGTTCGAATCTGATTCAACCACGTCACTTAAGTCTACCACATGTTATTGCCGAACCTAAATCTCCCACCGAAGGTTCAATCCTTCGACATTAGGAGCTATAGAAACACACCAAAGGTTATTGCGAATTGTCAAAACATTGTACGGAATATGTATATAAACTTTCATAGAAGAAGgatcatcaaaattgagaaaatatttgatgaagTTCTCCTTCAATTTTTAAGTCGAAATGCGTCAGTGTTGGTACAAATTAGCTTGGGATCATTTTTGTAATTACACTGGTTTGGTTGGCGGAGACACGAACCGAACCCGGTTCAAGAAATGGCTATAAAAGGCGGTTCTACTGGTCGGGCGAGGGGTTAGTACAAGGACAACGAGGACGAGAGGCGGAGAAATGAACGCTCCGGATCGTTACGAGCGCTTTGTTGTGCCTGAGGGCACCAAGAAGTGAGCAACCGACCCCATctgtttttcctttctttttaccCTAATCCTTTCCCATCGGCGATCTTCGTTTTCTTGTTGATAGAATATTTTCAACGGCAGATTAAACCCTCGACGAACTTGTTTTGTTCAAGAATTTCCCTCAAGTTTTTTGGGTTTCTTGATAACGTGATCTTTCTCTTATGCGGATGAAAAATTAGGGTTTCATATGAGAGGGACACCAAGATCGTCAATGCGGCCTCCTTCACCGTCGAGCGCGAAGACCACACGATCGGAAACATCCTCCGAATGTGCACACTCTCTACCTCTGTCGCGTTCCTTTCTTTCTCTAAAACATATGTAATTTATAGCGGatttagttttgtttttgttgtggccGCAGGCAGCTGCACAGAGACCCCAATGTGCTCTTTGCGGGCTACAAGCTTCCACACCCCTTGCAGTACAAGATCATAGTTAGGGTATGCTTCATCTTTTATCAACCAATAGAACAGATTGGAGCATTGCGTTTGACATGTCTGTGTGCGCCTCACCAGATCCAAACGGCAAGCCAGTCTTCACCGACTCAGGCATATAACCAGGCGATCGATGACCTCGACAAGGAGCTTGACTATCTGAAGAAGGGTTTCGAGGTTTGCTGCTCACTACTCTTAACATCTAAAAGCATGCTGGTGTTCAGTGGTTTAATTTTCTGCAGAGTAACCCAAGGATACGGGACATTTTGAGAAATTCTATTTCAAGGCTTATAATCTGTAACCCTTTCTttgtatttgttttttttttgggttcatTTTTGTAATGTCATATCCAATGCATATAGTTTAATGTGCTTTTCACAATATATTTCTAGCACAATCTATAGGAAAAGATCCAGTTTTGCAGCTGGGCCCTGTTGAAGATTAAGTCAAGTCAGTCATGTTTCATTGATTACCATTAAATCGTTGTCCATGATtcaattctttttgttatttgcaCTGAATATTCttattaaatcatatttattagTATCGAGGTTTTTAGGTTCCTAACACACATTATTGTTAATTACATGCTAGCATAATACTTGCTGGTCGGCATCAGGGGCATGTCAATTGCCATGGGCAGCATAACACTTGTTGGATGCCTCATCTTGAATTTCTCGTGACGTTCTGACACAGTATATGCTGCATGGCATCGGTTGACATGGATGGCACTCTTCATTAGCATTAATGGTTAGATGCCATGTGTACGGTTTGGATGAGAGTCCAACTAACAAGGAATTCCTTGTATGAGAGTTCCAAACCACAGCTGTGTAATTAGTCTGGTTTgaaaaaaaattcatgaattttttcttattttgtggTAGTTCCTCTAGTTTGTGCTCATTTGAGTTCCTCTCCATACATCCACTTTTTGCTTTTTTTCCTAGTTACTTTTACAGAAAACAGCATGTTATTCTGCTGAATTAT is from Musa acuminata AAA Group cultivar baxijiao chromosome BXJ1-6, Cavendish_Baxijiao_AAA, whole genome shotgun sequence and encodes:
- the LOC103987598 gene encoding DNA-directed RNA polymerases II, IV and V subunit 11 yields the protein MNAPDRYERFVVPEGTKKVSYERDTKIVNAASFTVEREDHTIGNILRMQLHRDPNVLFAGYKLPHPLQYKIIVRIQTASQSSPTQAYNQAIDDLDKELDYLKKGFEDEKNRYDEKLRQGY
- the LOC135676169 gene encoding isopentenyl-diphosphate Delta-isomerase I-like → MEFATALVTSSSFFTKPDACLLSIAARTLRCYSSAKPSGFQASPRPIRHRLQSRTSHRPSGFVGGTTSHRETDSCMLPRAAVYSDREKASARTPTHVSAHLTRLHAALSVASPAIRIASASSVTRFLLSPRPRSAPASMTMAAVADETTMDAVQRRLMFEDECILVDEHDNVIGHESKYNCHLMEKIESENLLHRAFSVFLFNSKYELLLQQRSATKVTFPLVWTNTCCSHPLYRESELISENYLGARNAAQRKLSDELGIPAEDLPVDQFIPLGRMLYKAPSDGKWGEHELDYLLFIIRDVKLLPNPDEVAGVKYVNRDQLKDLVKKADAGEDGVKLSPWFRLVVNNFLMKWWDHVEKGTLLEAADMKTIHKLV